In Quercus robur chromosome 11, dhQueRobu3.1, whole genome shotgun sequence, the following proteins share a genomic window:
- the LOC126705561 gene encoding kinetochore protein NDC80 homolog, producing the protein MRGAGGWRHRPKESLAAAQPPPTPVDQFRQFNQSRDSDASFGSSRPSSVGIPRSFDLLYKDRSLQQSALSTINSYFSSLSHPPFKASLPSAKEITDSLRFLLSRLQFPSSSKLDEDLPFLLKSLNYPFKFNKSILKAPGTPHHWPSILAIIHWLVQIALFNDNLSASASSPPALADNDLKSYVLQSYLHFARGDDDSVDALDGDFVERLERKKLDLKENVDVLSGNVRELEAKAEALRSAPSQKELLEKDKGLLEEDVSKFHTIIGEFTERMGSMEKALEEKEKELEAKVQERMRIAEENEELKRRVETQTLNARDMDRMRRELQAVERDIAEAEIARNKWEEKSWDLDTKIGHQFKELEALAMECNQAMRRLKLGNDFQYVLNAKGSTPAEIMGIDYKSKLKPSLNSYADDIQKSSMEKLEELISLQQQSKENAAKIEGKRNNITALQSRIEELEAQLSLLKKETQEYTYSCAAEAKKMVEEVQMEAHNLDIVEREAAEVLKTSEWRLQEAVRQSEEEIQMCARELFSLVDFVSKYKEYVESRISEMKSNLSETVVAVSDAYKNSLPAHLQLMKTSL; encoded by the exons ATGAGAGGCGCAGGAGGGTGGCGACACCGTCCAAAGGAGTCCTTAGCGGCGGCACAACCACCGCCAACTCCAGTGGATCAGTTCCGTCAATTCAACCAATCGCGAGACTCAGACGCAAGCTTCGGCAGCAGCCGTCCTTCCTCCGTCGGAATCCCTCGTTCCTTCGATCTCCTCTACAAGGACCGTTCGCTCCAACAATCGGCCCTCTCCACCATCAACTCCtacttctcctctctctctcaccctccCTTCAAAGCCTCCTTGCCTTCCGCCAAAGAAATCACCGACTCCCTCCGCTTCCTCCTCTCCCGTCTCCAGTTCCCTTCCTCCTCCAAGCTCGACGAAGATCTCCCCTTCTTGCTCAAATCCCTAAATTACCCTTTCAAATTCAACAAATCCATTCTCAAGGCCCCCGGTACTCCTCACCACTGGCCTTCCATTCTCGCCATCATTCACTGGCTCGTCCAGATCGCTCTTTTCAACGACAATCTCTCCGCTTCCGCTTCTTCTCCTCCCGCTCTAGCCGATAACGATCTGAAGTCCTATGTTCTCCAGAGTTACTTGCACTTCGCGCGCGGCGACGACGACTCCGTCGACGCCTTGGACGGCGATTTCGTCGAGAGATTGGAGCGGAAGAAGCTTGATTTGAAGGAAAACGTCGACGTTTTGTCCGGAAACGTTAGGGAACTGGAGGCGAAGGCTGAGGCTTTGAGGTCTGCTCCTTCTCAGAAGGAGCTGCTCGAGAAGGACAAGGGGCTGTTGGAGGAGGATGTGAGCAAGTTCCACACCATAATCGGGGAGTTCACGGAGCGCATGGGTTCAATGGAGAAGGCGTTGgaggaaaaagagaaggaatTAGAGGCTAAGGTGCAGGAGAGGATGAGGATTGCTGAGGAGAACGAGGAGTTGAAGAGGAGGGTCGAGACGCAGACTTTGAATGCGCGCGACATGGATAGGATGAGGAGAGAGTTGCAGGCCGTGGAGAGGGATATTGCCGAGGCCGAGATCGCGAGGAACAAGTGGGAAGAGAAGTCTTGGGATCTCGACACCAAGATTGGACATCAGTTTAAGGAGCTCGAGGCGCTCGCTATGGAGTGTAACCAGGCCATGAGAAG GTTGAAGCTTGGTAATGATTTTCAGTATGTTTTAAATGCCAAAGGGTCTACACCTGCAGAGATAATGGGTATTGACTACAAATCAAAACTTAAGCCTTCACTTAATTCCTATGCTGATGACATACAGAAGAGTTCTATGGAAAAATTAGAAGAGTTGATTTCCCTTCAGCAACAATCGAAGGAAAATGCTGCTAAGATTGAggggaaaagaaataatataacAGCGCTTCAATCCCGCATTGAAGAA tTGGAAGCTCAACTGAGTTTGCTGAAGAAGGAAACACAAGAGTACACTTATAGCTGTGCAGCAGAAGCTAAGAAGATGGTGGAGGAAGTTCAAATGGAGGCTCATAACTTAGATATTGTGGAAAGAGAAGCAGCAGAGGTTCTGAAG ACATCTGAGTGGAGGTTGCAGGAAGCAGTCAGACAAAGTGAAGAAGAAATTCAGATGTGTGCTCGTGAACTCTTTTCATTGGTTGATTTTGTCTcgaaatataaagaatatgtGGAGTCCAGAATTTCAGAAATGAAGAGCAATCTTTCAGAAACTGTTGTTGCCGTATCAGATGCTTACAAGAATTCCTTACCTGCACACCTCCAACTTATGAAAACAAGTTTGTAG
- the LOC126706679 gene encoding fructose-1,6-bisphosphatase, cytosolic-like isoform X3, translating into MDHAAEAHRTDLMTITRHVLNEQSKHPEARGAVTILLNHIVLGCKFVCSAVSKAGLAKLIGLAGETNVQGEEQKKLDVLSNEVFVKALISSGQTSILISEEDEDATFVDPSKRGRYVVVFDPLDGSSNIDCGVSIGTIFGIYMVEHKNDLSLEDVLQPGENMVAAGYCMYGSSCTLVLSTGNGVNGFTLDPSLGEFILTHPNIKIPKKGKIYSINEGNAKNWDKATAKYVENCKFPKDGSSPKSLRYIGSMVADVHRTLLYGGIFMYPADKKSPNGKLRLLYEVFPMSYMMEQAGGQAFTGKQRALELVPNSIHERSPVFLGSYDDVEEIKKIYAAVEEEST; encoded by the exons aTGGATCATGCAGCTGAAGCTCATAGAACTGACTTGATGACCATCACGCGACATGTTCTTAATGAGCAGTCAAAGCACCCCGAAGCACGTGGTGCTGTCACCATCTTGCTCAATCACATTGTTCTTGGCTGCAAATTCGTGTGCTCTGCAGTTAGCAAG GCAGGCCTTGCAAAACTCATTGGACTTGCTGGTGAGACCAATGTTCAG GGTGAAGAACAGAAAAAATTGGATGTGCTTTCAAATGAAGTTTTTGTCAAGGCGTTAATTAGCAGTGGACAAACA aGCATCCTGATTTCTGAAGAGGATGAAGATGCTACATTTGTCGATCCATCAAAGCGTGGAAG ATATGTTGTTGTTTTTGACCCATTGGATGGATCATCAAACATTGACTGTGGTGTTTCCATAGGAACA ATTTTTGGGATTTACATGGTGGAACATAAGAATGACCTAAGTCTTGAAGATGTTCTGCAACCTGGAGAGAATATGGTAGCAGCTGGTTATTGCATGTATGGAAGCTCATGCACG TTAGTACTTAGCACCGGAAATGGTGTCAATGGGTTCACTCTTGATCCATCTCTTGGAGAGTTCATATTAACTCATCCTAACATCAAG ATCCCCAAGAAGGGAAAGATTTATTCAATAAACGAAGGAAATGCCAAAAACTGGGACAAGGCAACTGCCAA GTATGTGGAAAACTGCAAGTTCCCTAAAGATGGTTCATCACCAAAATCCCTTAGATACATTGGAAG CATGGTTGCTGATGTTCACCGAACATTGCTCTATGGTGGTATCTTTATGTATCCTGCTGATAAGAAAAGCCCAAATGGAAAACTACG TCTTCTCTATGAAGTCTTTCCAATGTCATACATGATGGAGCAAGCGGGAGGTCAAGCTTTTACTGGCAAGCAACGG GCACTTGAATTGGTTCCAAACAGCATACATGAAAGGTCCCCTGTATTCCTTGGCAGCTATGATGATGTTGAGGAAATTAAAAAGATCTATGCTGCTGTTGAAGAAGAGAGCACATAA
- the LOC126706678 gene encoding uncharacterized protein LOC126706678 isoform X2 — MDQFHQPREMVTALLRDRKILVTSYTESVLYVYYIDYRVWTLFSDLSYLSKRNLPHFPCLSNLSKGNFLLSPDMVKSVGVGDMLYRVSFDHVDHPKHLVIQAFNLALDQWFEGCLNVGSEIFGEFNEVLEDGYPCCGLIHLSDQKFCLLLQSSYTEDGNGNGNGDFDRRRSAYFKPHSTSSFYLYSVVLEVSMILDKPRDLTGFMGLNIVVLSTEKYRLVSPLLIQDAMLVDITFHPSNMLALRCNESLLNEFGMARPSKAVCEELLQQHLVIAKRIWDGPTHEELLFNL; from the exons ATG GATCAATTCCATCAACCTAGGGAGATGGTGACCGCCCTTCTTCGTGACAGAAAAATTCTTGTTACCTCCTACACTGAGTCTGTTTTGTACGTCTACTATATCGATTATCGCGTTTGGACCCTTTTTTCAGATTTGTCCTACCTATCTAAAAGGAATTTGCCTCATTTCCCATGTTTGTCCAACCTATCTAAAGGGAATTTTCTTTTGTCACCCGATATGGTTAAATCTGTTGGTGTTGGTGACATGTTGTATAGGGTTTCCTTTGACCACGTTGATCATCCCAAGCATTTGGTTATTCAGGCTTTTAATTTAGCTCTAGATCAGTGGTTTGAGGGCTGCCTGAATGTAGGAAGTGAAATTTTTGGGGAATTTAATGAAGTTCTAGAGGATGGATATCCTTGCTGTGGTCTTATCCATCTATCTGATCAGAAATTCTGCCTACTTCTTCAATCTTCCTACACAGAGGATGGCAACGGCAATGGCAATGGCGATTTTGATAGGAGGAGAAGCGCCTATTTCAAACCTCATTCTACATCTTCTTTTTACTTGTATTCTGTGGTTCTTGAAGTTTCAATGATATTAGACAAGCCCAGGGATCTCACGGGTTTCATGGGGTTGAATATTGTTGTTCTATCCACCGAAAAATATCGCTTGGTTAGTCCATTACTAATTCAAGATGCAATGTTGGT GGATATTACATTTCATCCATCAAATATGCTGGCCTTGAG GTGCAATGAGTCGTTGCTAAATGAATTTGGGATGGCCCGACCCTCTAAGGCGGTGTGTGAGGAACTCCTGCAGCAGCATCTCGTCATTGCTAAACGAATTTGGGATGGCCCGACCCATGAGGAACTCCTATTTAATCTTTAA
- the LOC126706679 gene encoding fructose-1,6-bisphosphatase, cytosolic-like isoform X1 has product MDHAAEAHRTDLMTITRHVLNEQSKHPEARGAFTILLNHIVLGCKFVCSAVSKAGLAKLIGLAGETNVQGEEQKKLDVLSNEVFVKALISSGQTSILISEEDEDATFVDPSKRGRYVVVFDPLDGSSNIDCGVSIGTIFGIYMVEHKNDLSLEDVLQPGENMVAAGYCMYGSSCTLVLSTGNGVNGFTLDPSLGEFILTHPNIKIPKKGKIYSINEGNAKNWDKATAKYVENCKFPKDGSSPKSLRYIGSMVADVHRTLLYGGIFMYPADKKSPNGKLRLLYEVFPMSYMMEQAGGQAFTGKQRALELVPNSIHERSPVFLGSYDDVEEIKKIYAAVEEEST; this is encoded by the exons aTGGATCATGCAGCTGAAGCTCATAGAACTGACTTGATGACCATCACGCGTCATGTTCTTAATGAGCAGTCCAAGCACCCCGAAGCACGTGGTGCTTTCACCATCTTGCTCAATCACATTGTTCTTGGCTGCAAATTCGTGTGCTCTGCAGTTAGCAAG GCAGGCCTTGCAAAACTCATTGGACTTGCTGGTGAGACCAATGTTCAG GGTGAAGAACAGAAAAAATTGGATGTGCTTTCAAATGAAGTTTTTGTCAAGGCGTTAATTAGCAGTGGACAAACA aGCATCCTGATTTCTGAAGAGGATGAAGATGCTACATTTGTCGATCCATCAAAGCGTGGAAG ATATGTTGTTGTTTTTGACCCATTGGATGGATCATCAAACATTGACTGTGGTGTTTCCATAGGAACA ATTTTTGGGATTTACATGGTGGAACATAAGAATGACCTAAGTCTTGAAGATGTTCTGCAACCTGGAGAGAATATGGTAGCAGCTGGTTATTGCATGTATGGAAGCTCATGCACG TTAGTACTTAGCACCGGAAATGGTGTCAATGGGTTCACTCTTGATCCATCTCTTGGAGAGTTCATATTAACTCATCCTAACATCAAG ATCCCCAAGAAGGGAAAGATTTATTCAATAAACGAAGGAAATGCCAAAAACTGGGACAAGGCAACTGCCAA GTATGTGGAAAACTGCAAGTTCCCTAAAGATGGTTCATCACCAAAATCCCTTAGATACATTGGAAG CATGGTTGCTGATGTTCACCGAACATTGCTCTATGGTGGTATCTTTATGTATCCTGCTGATAAGAAAAGCCCAAATGGAAAACTACG TCTTCTCTATGAAGTCTTTCCAATGTCATACATGATGGAGCAAGCGGGAGGTCAAGCTTTTACTGGCAAGCAACGG GCACTTGAATTGGTTCCAAACAGCATACATGAAAGGTCCCCTGTATTCCTTGGCAGCTATGATGATGTTGAGGAAATTAAAAAGATCTATGCTGCTGTTGAAGAAGAGAGCACATAA
- the LOC126706678 gene encoding uncharacterized protein LOC126706678 isoform X1 — protein MNQERVIIFCGHMRDEPFVFSEDDGCCKTTMSWFSILAPEIRSPSSGTAPSSSPLRTLKSTLSPFSVLKLPRRTFFTAVGSNIFIFHDSVNKILTFNNSSGDWKLAPPMNYPRTSPHVIVLDGKLYVIGGLIHPIGGLKFPLPANYCFMEFFDPDIGTWESLPNPPFMDQFDQDQFHQDQFHQDQFHQPREMVTALLRDRKILVTSYTESVLYVYYIDYRVWTLFSDLSYLSKRNLPHFPCLSNLSKGNFLLSPDMVKSVGVGDMLYRVSFDHVDHPKHLVIQAFNLALDQWFEGCLNVGSEIFGEFNEVLEDGYPCCGLIHLSDQKFCLLLQSSYTEDGNGNGNGDFDRRRSAYFKPHSTSSFYLYSVVLEVSMILDKPRDLTGFMGLNIVVLSTEKYRLVSPLLIQDAMLVDITFHPSNMLALRCNESLLNEFGMARPSKAVCEELLQQHLVIAKRIWDGPTHEELLFNL, from the exons ATGAATCAAGAACGAGTGATCATCTTCTGCGGGCATATGCGTGATGAACCTTTCGTCTTCTCAGAAGATGATGGATGTTGCAAGACTACGATGTCATGGTTTAGTATTTTGGCTCCAGAGATCCGTTCTCCTTCTTCGGGTACTGCACCATCATCTTCTCCTTTGAGAACTCTTAAGAGTACTCTATCTCCGTTCTCCGTCTTGAAACTTCCGAGGAGAACCTTTTTTACGGCAGTGGGCTCTAACATCTTCATTTTTCACGACTCTGTAAATAAAATACTTACTTTCAACAACTCCTCCGGCGATTGGAAGCTCGCTCCTCCAATGAATTATCCTAGAACATCCCCTCACGTCATTGTCCTGGATGGTAAGTTATACGTTATAGGTGGTTTAATACATCCTATAGGTGGTTTGAAATTTCCATTACCTGCCAACTATTGCTTTATGGAGTTTTTTGACCCTGATATTGGAACTTGGGAATCCTTGCCTAATCCTCCCTTTATGGATCAATTCGATCAAGATCAATTCCATCAGGATCAATTCCATCAGGATCAATTCCATCAACCTAGGGAGATGGTGACCGCCCTTCTTCGTGACAGAAAAATTCTTGTTACCTCCTACACTGAGTCTGTTTTGTACGTCTACTATATCGATTATCGCGTTTGGACCCTTTTTTCAGATTTGTCCTACCTATCTAAAAGGAATTTGCCTCATTTCCCATGTTTGTCCAACCTATCTAAAGGGAATTTTCTTTTGTCACCCGATATGGTTAAATCTGTTGGTGTTGGTGACATGTTGTATAGGGTTTCCTTTGACCACGTTGATCATCCCAAGCATTTGGTTATTCAGGCTTTTAATTTAGCTCTAGATCAGTGGTTTGAGGGCTGCCTGAATGTAGGAAGTGAAATTTTTGGGGAATTTAATGAAGTTCTAGAGGATGGATATCCTTGCTGTGGTCTTATCCATCTATCTGATCAGAAATTCTGCCTACTTCTTCAATCTTCCTACACAGAGGATGGCAACGGCAATGGCAATGGCGATTTTGATAGGAGGAGAAGCGCCTATTTCAAACCTCATTCTACATCTTCTTTTTACTTGTATTCTGTGGTTCTTGAAGTTTCAATGATATTAGACAAGCCCAGGGATCTCACGGGTTTCATGGGGTTGAATATTGTTGTTCTATCCACCGAAAAATATCGCTTGGTTAGTCCATTACTAATTCAAGATGCAATGTTGGT GGATATTACATTTCATCCATCAAATATGCTGGCCTTGAG GTGCAATGAGTCGTTGCTAAATGAATTTGGGATGGCCCGACCCTCTAAGGCGGTGTGTGAGGAACTCCTGCAGCAGCATCTCGTCATTGCTAAACGAATTTGGGATGGCCCGACCCATGAGGAACTCCTATTTAATCTTTAA